The Fulvia fulva chromosome 1, complete sequence region GGTTCTGCAGCCCATAGAAGTCGACTTCCAGAAGATGCGTGCTGTGATTGGCGACTGTCATGATGGAGTTGTCCGTCAGCTGTACGCAGTTGTTGAACTTCAACCGCTTGAGATGACGACAATTCCGTGCGACAGCCACAATTGAGGCATCAGTAAGCTTCTTACACCCAGTGACGTTCAAGCCCTGTAATCGGAGGCAGTTGTCCGCAACGGTGAGCATGGTCTTGTCTGTGAGCTGGTCCAGACCGGTGACGTCCAAGGCGAGCAGGCTTCTGTTTCCATCCACCAGCGGCTGCAGACTCGCGTCTGTCAACTTGCAGCAATTGGTCAGCGTCAGTCGCTCGATCCGCTTGCATTCTCTCATGCCTTCCAGTGTGCCATCGCTCACACTGGCAGCCAGGGTAGACATGTTCAGCCGCTTCACGAGCTCTTGATATGCAAAGAACTTGTTGCTCTTCCGTATGCTCCGCACCACGCTCTGTATGCAATCCCATTTGCTCATCTGCGGGCGATGCCAGAGCAGTCCCACGCTGTTCCGCGCCCACTCTTTCGACACCAGCATGCACATCTGCAGATCTCGCGGCGATGTCAGGCGGGAGAATATGCTGATGAGGAGCTCGGCGGGCAAGCGGTGAACCGGTGACACTCGGCATCGCTCCTCATATTCGCGTCGCATAGCCTCCGTTTGTGAGAGCTCCGGCGAGAGGTCGCCGCCGAGAGAGGACTGGGAGTCGTTCGCTTGCAGCATGAAGGAGTCATTGTCGTCGTCGACGCCGCGTTCGGGGGATGTGCTGGAGGAGCTCGAACTGGATGCGCTGGACATGCGCAGAAGCCGCCTTGCGCGCGCCATTGTGGGTGGGCCAGGCAGGAGCTTGGTATGGTCGAGGTCGAGGTCGAGGTGGCCGAAGGTGAGTCTCAGTGATGTGTTCCCTTATGAAGTTCGTGCCGTGCCGTGAGGCTTCCAGTCCTGATCGGATCGTGTTGGTTTTCGCGCAGGTGACGTACTGTAGGTGCAGAGTCGCGAGGTGCGCCAGATGTAGTGTGCCGGAGGGTTTGGGTGAATGTTTCGGTGCGTCGGCGACTACTGCGGCCGATGTGGTCGACAATGTTCTTGGGCACTTGGAAGTGCTGCGAGCTGCTCGAGAGGGTCGTTCCGAGCCTTCGAGCGTGGTGAATGGCAATGTTGTCAGATGTGCCCTGCTGCTACTGCAACTGCTGCACCGTCGTCAGACTGCAGTCGCGAAGTGGGCTGGTCACCGGCCCGAGCCAGTATCTAGTGAATTGTGAGATGAGGCTGAACGATCGCTGGACGCCGGCAACGGCAACAGCATGCAGGGGCACCACTCCAAATATAACACTACACATCGACTTCTACCTGGCTGTTGGACCTGGAGACCTGGATCCCCGAGCTCGATCATCCCGTCATCCATACACAGTCAGCCATGCAGACACCGCGGCACGTCTAGACCGCAGCTCCGCTGTTCAGATGAACAGCAGAGTATCACAGCCACGCGCTTCTGCTCATGCCTGTGTCATGTATCAGCGTGTTTCCGAAATAGGTACACTGACGTCTAGTCTATATCTCCACTCCTATGCGTATGCTATGCGTCTTAGGTTGACCCTTCATTCCCACCATGCTCGATACCCGTCTACACACCAGCGGCTTGATAAAAGTCACGAATGCCTTGACGCAACCCCTGCTCGTACTCCCAGACAAACTCACCAGCCTGCCCACTCTCCCGGAGTCGCTTCAGCACCCACAGATCACGCATCCCAATCTTGTCTGCTCCACAAAGATGGTGCTGGCTGCGCATGCCGAAGAAGACCATCGCATCGCTGAAGCCAACGTCCCATCCCTGCACGAAGCGGTCGTGCTCATACACGCCAGGATGATTCGAATCCCAATATTGGCAGTGCGAGCCCCACGAACTGCCTCGGAGATAATCTCGCTGAGATTGGGCCTGGCTGATGCGTGTCTGGAGGTCGTGAATTTCTAGGGTGAGTGATGTTGGAGGAGTGATGGCGTGTTGCTCCGTCATCTGCCTGAAACCCCACTCGCCGCCAGGCATCCAGTCCATCTTGTAGGTCCAGAAGTAGCTGCCCCCTGCTCGCTGCTGATATCGTTGCGACTGAGCATTGCCGAAGCCACGAACCAGCTGTTCTTTAGGATCGCATCCGCCTTTGGCCCACGAAGCGTCTCCAAGTACGCAGCTGTATTCACCAACCACAGCCTGAGAAGCGCCTCTATCGACGACACTGCCGCATTTGAGCTCGTTCTCGTGCAGCTTGCTCCCGACTTCCCCGGTGATCTGCTGCGGTGACTTTTGCTGGTCGCCATCGGAGAAGCACCAGTAAAGATGAGTGTCGATGACTATTGGATTCGCGTGTTTGCTGATCATGGTGTTCTTCCCCTGTATCGAGCCCGCACACCGTGTAAGATCCCACCCATCAGAAATGTAGATGGGCATGGTGCAATCGATGGTCGAGAGCTCTGTCAGCACATCACAATACCATTCGTACATCCCGTTCGCATCCCACTCGGCCTCGTTCACGATCTGGATGCCAGACACTGCTGGCATATCGCGCACTTGTTGGGCGATGAAGCAGAGACAGCGAGTGGCGAGACTTTTGCACTTACGCGAATGCCAAAACTCGGCCTTGCCACTGTTCGTGCCCGAGTGATCTCCTCCGTTGGCACCGCCCGGAAGAGCGTGAAGGTCAATCAAGACACTGATCCCACGAGAGCCGCATCGCTGTATCAAATCTTTGACCGCTTGCCAAGCGTGTTGATACACGGCCCCAACAGCTTGGAAAGGTGTGTTTTCGCAGCATGCAGGTCCCAAGGTGAAGTATCCGATGGGAAGACGGATGGCGTTGCACTTTCCGACATCACGTAGCCAGTCAAGGTCAGCATCGCTGGTGTATTCATGCCAGTGTCGTTCGAATCGCTCGCGGGCCTTGTCGATGCCCTCCATCTTTACCCATCCTTCGACGGCAGTCAACTCGCTTGAGCCCGGGAAACTTTCGTCATGCATACAGCCGGTTAGCCATCGTTCTTGTACGAAGATCGAGCCCAAGTTAGTTCCATGGTGGTATCGATATCTGATGACGTCTGCGAGTGTTGGCGGCTGTATCGATGATGGTCCGCCAGCTGTTTGGCTGTGCGATGAGGTGCGCGAGTCGCTGTTGTCTAGGGCAGCTTTTGCTTTGTTGAGGAACGTCTTCATGTTGACTTGAGGCTTGAGGCTTTTCTAGAGACGTTCAGATACAGAGAAGGTGGAGATGCAGGTCAAGATTGTTAGTGAGGATGGTAGACCAGGATGGCTGCATTCAACGTGGAGCAACAAAGCGACGCAGGCTGCGTCATTCTAGGAAGCGTCGAGTTCATGGCAAGACTGAGACAGCCGACGTGAACGATCATCGTTCTTGCAAGATCACGTTGGCGGTCTGGAGCTTGCTGTTTGCTCTTGTCGTGATGGACCGATGGAAAGAGTTGCAGTCGACCTCGACGAGCAAAGTAAAAGAAAGTGGGGGGGCATGCGCGAGGTGATCGATCGATCGTTCGTTCGTTCGTAAACTATTCCCTGGTCTTATTCCAATGCACACTGCACCGGGGTATATCCGCTCTGATAAACTCTATAGCTGACTGCTGTCATATCCGCTCTCTTGAGGAATTACCACCTTCTTACTCGTTGCCCACCCAGGCATACGCCACTCCGGTCAGGCCGGCAGCGGCGGCCCACACACCAGCCCATCCAAGGGAACCGACGAGTTCCGT contains the following coding sequences:
- a CDS encoding Glucan 1,3-beta-glucosidase 3 — translated: MKTFLNKAKAALDNSDSRTSSHSQTAGGPSSIQPPTLADVIRYRYHHGTNLGSIFVQERWLTGCMHDESFPGSSELTAVEGWVKMEGIDKARERFERHWHEYTSDADLDWLRDVGKCNAIRLPIGYFTLGPACCENTPFQAVGAVYQHAWQAVKDLIQRCGSRGISVLIDLHALPGGANGGDHSGTNSGKAEFWHSRKCKSLATRCLCFIAQQVRDMPAVSGIQIVNEAEWDANGMYEWYCDVLTELSTIDCTMPIYISDGWDLTRCAGSIQGKNTMISKHANPIVIDTHLYWCFSDGDQQKSPQQITGEVGSKLHENELKCGSVVDRGASQAVVGEYSCVLGDASWAKGGCDPKEQLVRGFGNAQSQRYQQRAGGSYFWTYKMDWMPGGEWGFRQMTEQHAITPPTSLTLEIHDLQTRISQAQSQRDYLRGSSWGSHCQYWDSNHPGVYEHDRFVQGWDVGFSDAMVFFGMRSQHHLCGADKIGMRDLWVLKRLRESGQAGEFVWEYEQGLRQGIRDFYQAAGV